GTAATTTGTACAGTTGGTTAGCTTTTTGCCGGGCACACCCACTTAGGTCTGTTTCATTACCCCTCAGATATACTAAACAATGGCGACGGGTGCCATTAACCGGTCAAAACAGTACAACACTGCAGTAAGAGCACGCTGGGGTTGGTATCTGAAAAAGAATCACGAATGCCCTTATACAATACGAAATAGCTATGCATGTAAGCGGTTCAGTTCAGTGCTTTGTTTGTGTTGATTGCTACCATGTTATATGTTACAGCCTAGAGGTAATTTTGGGAGCTGGCTAACACTAACCCTACTTCGGGATGATAGCATTGATAGATCACTTTTGAGGAAGTAAATGTACTAACAATAACTGTCATGTAAATTAGGTGCAAGGAGGCATTGGGCAAGCTTTCTAAAATGGACTGGCTTGTAAGACGGTCTCTTTACTGGCCTGAtggcaaaagaaagaaactcaCAAAATCGCAAGTGTCGGAGACTACCCGTAAAGGGACGTCCCATTTGCTTCAGGCTTTAGTGGACAAGTACAATGATGAGCACAATCTTTTGGgggttctctctctctctggctgCATTATGTATTTTGCTCTTATCCATGTAAGCATTGCTGATCCTACACTTCTTTATTTTAGGATCTTTCATATGAACTCAAAGATATCCTGCAATGCCAGACAATTTATGAGAATCATATTTGGTACGAGCATTTCAATTTCACTACCAAGACTAAAGGAGCTGATGGTATTGACTCCGCCATCGAGAATCTATTTTTTGCTGAACTGACATATCTGAAAGGAGATGAATTGGCCGTCAGCTGTATGTGCATGATTGATACTAATGCTAATGGTAATCCATGCTCTTCTCTTAATTTAAAGTATCACATGTTCATGGTACTTTTAAGTTCAAATATTGTACCTGTAGTTTTcctgtttattttgtttatatatatatgtaataccaGTTGTAGTTACTCCCACTTTGAACTTAAAAGTATATTGCATCCTTGTGCCTTTTAGGTGTTTGTATGAAAAACCACCGCAGTATGTATCTCCCCATTGCTATGTACCTAAAAACAGAAGGATGCTGAATCTAGCTTGTGGGTTACACTAACTGGAACTTATCTGTCAGATATAATTGTAAATGTGTTTGTGACTAGTATATTGTCTTTACTGTGTTGTTTTGTCTGTTTGCCTCTCATGCCACGTTTCCCTTCATCACATGCATTACAAGAAGGAAAAATGCCAACCAAACATTACAAAGAAGAATGGGCCAGATGTCAAACTCAAACATTTCAAACTCTCTTTTTGCATCTGTATCCAATTATGACATAACTGAAGCTACAGTTCTGCCAGTTGCGAGTAGCACTTGCGAACAACACATATGTGGGCCTTTTACCTGTATCTCAAACTGCTTGATGCACGCCCCTGTGTGATGAATAATGTTGCAtgcacatgatttttttaccTTACATTACTGAACTGTTGTTGCTATTAGCACGTGTTTGTCTGTGCCTGGTTGGTTTTTGGCAATGAACCGACAGTTGACCCCTCTATTACTTGTAAAGGTCACTGCTATGGTTGTAAGAACAATGGAAGTGTTCATTTGAAGCACCCCAACACAGCTAATGCGTACACGGCTGGTTCCTTGGACGGATATTTGCCATTCGGAATCAAATTCGAGTGGGACGACCCAAGCATCAGCGTATGATAATTTATTTACTGGCGAGCATTTAACAAATTTTTGCTGCTTTAGTGTTAATTATTACATGTGTTTTTTGCAGGTGGAAAAAGATGAGGAGAGACTAAGACGTATTTACAAGGTAGTGATATGTCTTGTTCAGTATAGTATGATTGGTAATAACATGATGCTGGTTACTGGTTTGCTTATTCCGTGTATTTTCTTTAGGGCCTTGATGATCCACATGTTCTGGCGCGCATTGCCACACCCCCTCCGTATGCAACAGATACGTTCATACAAGACTAAgtaaggaaggaaggaggtcAAGGGTACAGACGTATATAAGTTGTATGCACTGCCAATTTACAATGCTTTGGTTCAAATGGTCATGCTTCCTCGTTTCTGCAAGCCAAGGGGCAGCAGGACCTCACGCAAAAATACTGATTGCTCATCAGTCGATAGTTTTTGAGTTGATTTTAGAAGATCTATGACTTTCCTTTGAACTGAACATACTAATGACTGTAGGTTCCCACAAgataaaggaaaaacaaaagaaagaacattGGGGATTTGTTTTTTGGCGTTTGTGAATATATGTTCATATTATCGGTCAAGCAACTGTGGCGATTGCATCTTCTTTATAGAAACACATTCCCCTGGTGGCCTCTACTTGGACCTGACTCGATCAGCTCAGCACAGacctttgtttgtttttgagaGGATCTTGCTTTTATTCATTCCTCGTGTAAATAACTTGTTTCTGAAAACAGATAAAGGCCATACAGTAGAAAAATTTTTGAGAGGATAAAGGCCAAACAGTATGGCAGAATATATGAGTTGGGCCGTTCATTCCTGCAGGCCCAGAAGAATGCGCCGCACGGCGCTAATGGGCCCGCGCGGGAGAACGGAACAGAATGGACAGCCGAGGGAGCACTCCAAAACCCCAATTCGATCCCCCAATTCCAGCAGCAATGGTAATGGtggccgacgccgacgaccctcgccggcgggtacGGAACACGTGCATCCTGGCGCACGTCGACCACGGGAAGACGACGCTGGCCGACCACCTGGTGGCgcacggcggcgagggccTCGTCCACCCTAGGATGGCCGGCAGCGCCCTCTTCATGGACCACCtcgaggaggagcggcggcgggccatCACCATCAAGTCCGCCTCCGTCGCGCTCCGCCACGGCGACGGCTACCGCGTACACCTCATCGACTCCCCCGGCCACATCGACTTGTGCTCCgaggcctccgccgccgcgcggctCGCCGACTCGGCGCTCATCCTCGTCGACGCCGTCCACGGGGTCCACGTCCAGATCCACGCCGTGCTGCGCCAGGCCTTCCTCGAGCGGCTCCGCCCCTGCCTCGTCCTCAACAAGATCGACCGCCTCATCACCGACCTCCGCCTCGACCCCTTCGAGGCCtaccaccgcctccgccgcatcGTCGACGAGGTCAATTCCATCTATTCCACGCTGCGCTCGGGTTCCTACTTCTCCTCTCTCCAACTCGACCAGGCagccgacgaggaggaggaagaggaggcctTCGTGCCGGCCAAGGGCAACGTCGTCTTCGCCTGCGCCCGTCACGGCTGAGGCTTCCGAGTCCACCAATTCGCCGACCTGGTATCCAGGGGCCGCCCCGACATGACTAGAAAGCTGCTGGGAGGGCTGTGGGGGCCCTACTACTGGGACAAGACCAACAAGAAGGTTTTgggggagaaggaggccaTGGCCATGTGCAGCAGCAAGAAGCTCCAGCCCATGTTTGTGGAATTCGTGCTCAAGCCGCTGTGGAAGGTGTACGACCATGGCctcaaggaggaggatgcCGCAAGCTGGCTGTGCGATCATGTCGTCAAGGCCTTCAACCTGAATGTGTCAACGCGTGAGCTGCTGCAGAGGAAGGAGGACCCCAAGGTGGCGCTGCAAGCCGTGCTGAGGGCGTGGCTGCCGCTTGCGGAGACGGTCATGACGATGCTCGTCGACTGCACTCCGGATCCTGTTGCCGCCCAGGCATTCAGAGTGGTCAAGCTTATGCCCCCGAGAGAGCTGGCGCCCGGGGTTGCTGCTGAGTATGCCGGCATTGTTGCCGAGGCGGACAAGGTGAGGAGGTGCGTGGCGGCCTGCAGCATCAGCGCAAGGGCACCTGTGGTGGTGTTCGTGTCCAAGATGTTCGCGCTTCCATACAACATGCTGCCACTCCGGGGGCCGGATGGAGAGCTGCTCAACCACAGCCAGGAGACTGGTGAATCAGACGAGTGTTTCTTGGCGTTTGCAAGGGTCTTCAGCGGTGTCCTCCATGCAGGGCAGAAGGTGTTTGTGCTGTCGCCGATGTATGATCCTGTGAGAGGGGACACACCAGGCAAGCATTTGAAGGAGGTGGAGCTGCAGTACTTGTATGAGATGCTGGGACAGGGCCTGAGGCCAGTTGCCAGTGTAGGTGCTGGGAATGTACTTGCTATCCAGGGCCTCGGCACACACA
The Brachypodium distachyon strain Bd21 chromosome 2, Brachypodium_distachyon_v3.0, whole genome shotgun sequence genome window above contains:
- the LOC112271179 gene encoding uncharacterized protein LOC112271179, which gives rise to MSNIKLMEVKQPSGCRLSSSTGSTILVHRPPDWYFRIYIRVDLSGRFHTYPHTGGPFQSLQETQSAIDRHLHDLEHPTMCKEALGKLSKMDWLVRRSLYWPDGKRKKLTKSQVSETTRKGTSHLLQALVDKYNDEHNLLGDLSYELKDILQCQTIYENHIWYEHFNFTTKTKGADGIDSAIENLFFAELTYLKGDELAVSCMCMIDTNANGHCYGCKNNGSVHLKHPNTANAYTAGSLDGYLPFGIKFEWDDPSISVEKDEERLRRIYKGLDDPHVLARIATPPPYATDTFIQD